Proteins encoded in a region of the Bradyrhizobium sp. CB3481 genome:
- a CDS encoding glycine/sarcosine/betaine reductase selenoprotein B family protein gives MSAPSDEQLGFAPDYDSPVPYMQRTRDYYAAIGYTTPYRWAHYVDAPFQPLKKPLAQSRVTIVTTAAPYDPTKGDQGPGAAYNGSAKFYQVYDGDTSKQHDLRISHIGYDRKHTTATDSGTWFPLPQLLKAKASGRIGEVAPRFFGAPTNRSHRVTIETDAPDILVRCLADKVDAAVIVPNCPVCHQTSALVARHLEANGIPTVVMGCAKDIVEFAAAPRFLFSDFPLGNSAGKPHDVESQALTLELALRLLESAPGARTTMQSPLRWSEDASWKLDYNNIAQMSPEELARRRAEFDKQKEIARGNRAA, from the coding sequence ATGTCCGCCCCCTCTGACGAACAGCTCGGCTTTGCGCCCGACTACGATTCTCCCGTGCCCTACATGCAGCGGACCCGCGATTATTACGCGGCGATCGGTTACACCACGCCCTACCGCTGGGCGCACTACGTCGACGCGCCGTTTCAGCCGCTGAAAAAACCGCTCGCGCAATCGCGCGTCACCATCGTCACCACAGCCGCGCCATATGATCCTACCAAGGGCGATCAGGGGCCGGGTGCGGCGTATAATGGCAGCGCAAAATTCTACCAAGTCTATGACGGCGATACGTCGAAGCAGCACGACTTGCGGATCTCGCATATCGGCTACGACCGCAAGCACACGACAGCCACCGACAGCGGCACCTGGTTTCCGCTGCCGCAGCTTCTGAAAGCCAAGGCCTCAGGGCGGATCGGCGAAGTGGCGCCGCGCTTCTTCGGCGCGCCGACCAATCGCAGCCACCGCGTCACCATCGAGACCGATGCGCCTGACATTCTCGTCCGCTGCCTTGCCGACAAGGTCGATGCTGCCGTGATCGTGCCGAATTGCCCGGTCTGCCACCAGACGTCGGCCTTGGTCGCGCGTCATCTGGAAGCCAACGGTATTCCGACCGTTGTCATGGGCTGCGCCAAGGACATCGTCGAATTCGCCGCCGCGCCGCGCTTTTTGTTTTCGGACTTCCCGCTCGGCAACTCCGCCGGCAAGCCGCATGACGTGGAGTCACAGGCGTTGACGCTGGAGCTGGCGCTGCGCCTCCTCGAATCCGCGCCCGGTGCGCGCACCACGATGCAGTCGCCGCTGCGCTGGAGCGAGGATGCCTCCTGGAAGCTCGACTACAACAACATCGCGCAGATGAGTCCGGAAGAGCTGGCACGCCGCCGCGCCGAGTTCGACAAGCAGAAAGAGATCGCTCGCGGCAACCGCGCGGCGTGA
- a CDS encoding dodecin: MKDHVYKILDLVGSSEKSIEDAIQNAITRASKTIREMKWFEVVQTRGHIENGSVRHYQVTLRVGFTLEE, translated from the coding sequence ATGAAGGATCACGTCTACAAAATCCTGGATCTCGTCGGCTCGTCCGAAAAAAGCATCGAAGATGCGATCCAGAACGCCATCACCCGCGCCTCAAAAACCATCCGCGAAATGAAATGGTTCGAGGTCGTGCAGACCAGAGGCCATATCGAAAACGGCTCCGTGCGACACTACCAGGTCACCTTGCGGGTCGGATTTACCCTGGAGGAGTAA
- a CDS encoding potassium/proton antiporter, translating to MASLDSVSIAIFLGAVLVMAGILSSLLALRFGAPLLLVFLGIGMLAGDAGPGKLSFDDVRTTYLVGSVALALILFDGGLRTKFQSIRTVLAPSMVLATIGVLLTALVTAPAARYVLDLNWTESLLVGAVVASTDAAAVFLLVHTQGLRLRPRVGATLEAESGTNDPFAIFLTLMLVQFISLGESSPSHVVFELAREGLLGAFVGVIGGRLVVLALNRMALPQGLHAPFVTTAAVVIFGMAQIAHASGFLAVYLAGIIIGNRPTRAHNSVVTFLDAATWLAQIVMFVLLGLLSSPQRILDSVGPAVIVALVLMLVARPLAVLLCLVPFRFNWREKIFIAWTGLRGAVAIFLASIPMLIGLPKAYLYFDVAFVVVIISLLLQGWTLAPAARWLHVALPRVDRGPRRVELDLPGQLEQQLVGYPVRPKSLYFRRGLLPSWSKPTLVIRDERILSPAEADPVAAGDYLYLLAPPEKAEALDRFFVDMAPSSAPDPHLLGDFMVSGEHTLGELAEIYGVSVAEEQAKLTLADYFDIHLDHAPKEGAELALDPIVLVARNIGGGRVNVVGLRLPEEEEVVVPLTRMQRARRKLAEIWASVAGV from the coding sequence ATGGCTTCTCTCGACTCGGTCAGCATCGCCATCTTTCTGGGCGCCGTTCTGGTGATGGCGGGCATCCTGTCGAGCCTGCTGGCGCTGCGGTTCGGGGCGCCGCTGCTGCTGGTGTTCCTCGGAATTGGCATGCTGGCCGGCGATGCCGGGCCGGGCAAGCTCAGCTTCGATGACGTCCGCACCACCTATCTGGTCGGATCGGTGGCGCTGGCGCTGATCCTGTTCGACGGCGGCCTGCGGACCAAGTTTCAAAGCATTCGCACGGTGCTGGCGCCGTCGATGGTGCTGGCGACGATCGGCGTCCTGCTCACTGCGCTGGTCACAGCGCCGGCCGCGAGATACGTCCTCGATCTGAACTGGACCGAGTCCCTGCTGGTCGGCGCCGTGGTGGCGTCGACGGATGCGGCGGCGGTGTTCCTGCTGGTGCATACGCAGGGCCTGCGCCTGCGGCCCCGCGTCGGGGCAACGCTGGAAGCGGAATCCGGCACCAACGATCCGTTCGCGATCTTCCTCACCCTGATGCTGGTCCAATTCATTTCGCTCGGCGAGAGCTCGCCCTCGCATGTCGTGTTCGAGCTGGCCCGTGAAGGCCTGCTGGGCGCCTTCGTCGGCGTGATCGGCGGACGCCTGGTGGTGCTGGCGCTGAACCGCATGGCGCTACCACAGGGCCTGCATGCGCCGTTCGTCACGACGGCGGCCGTGGTGATATTCGGCATGGCGCAGATCGCCCATGCCTCCGGCTTTCTCGCGGTCTATCTCGCCGGCATCATCATCGGCAACCGGCCGACCCGCGCGCACAATTCCGTGGTCACCTTCCTCGACGCCGCGACCTGGCTGGCGCAGATCGTGATGTTCGTCCTGCTCGGGCTATTGTCATCGCCGCAGCGCATCCTGGACAGCGTGGGGCCTGCGGTGATCGTGGCGTTGGTGCTGATGCTGGTGGCGCGGCCGCTGGCGGTGTTGCTGTGTCTGGTGCCGTTCCGCTTCAACTGGCGCGAAAAGATCTTTATCGCCTGGACCGGCCTGCGCGGTGCGGTCGCGATCTTCCTGGCCTCGATCCCGATGCTGATCGGATTGCCGAAAGCCTATCTCTATTTCGACGTCGCCTTTGTCGTCGTCATCATCTCGCTGCTGCTGCAGGGCTGGACGCTGGCGCCGGCGGCGCGGTGGCTGCACGTGGCGCTGCCGCGCGTCGACCGCGGTCCGCGGCGCGTCGAGCTCGATCTGCCGGGCCAGCTCGAGCAGCAACTGGTCGGCTATCCGGTGCGGCCGAAGAGCCTCTACTTCCGCCGCGGCCTGCTGCCGTCCTGGTCGAAGCCGACGCTGGTGATCCGCGACGAGCGGATCTTGTCGCCTGCGGAGGCCGATCCCGTCGCGGCCGGCGATTACCTCTACCTGCTGGCGCCGCCGGAAAAGGCCGAGGCGCTCGACCGCTTCTTCGTCGACATGGCGCCGAGCTCGGCGCCCGATCCACATCTGCTCGGCGATTTCATGGTGTCGGGCGAGCACACGCTTGGCGAACTGGCCGAGATCTATGGTGTATCCGTCGCGGAAGAGCAGGCAAAACTGACGCTGGCGGACTATTTCGACATTCACCTCGACCATGCACCAAAGGAGGGCGCCGAGCTGGCGCTCGATCCGATCGTATTGGTCGCGCGCAACATCGGCGGCGGACGCGTCAACGTCGTCGGCCTCCGATTGCCGGAAGAAGAGGAGGTGGTCGTGCCGCTGACACGCATGCAGCGGGCAAGGCGCAAGCTGGCAGAGATCTGGGCGTCGGTGGCAGGTGTCTGA